From one Haloferax marinisediminis genomic stretch:
- a CDS encoding MBL fold metallo-hydrolase translates to MTAPDLPELETDVPVIEPETLKERIDNGEALTILDNRVPSEHEKWRIEGENVSHVNIPYFDFLDEDLSDDIYEDLPEDEEFVVLCAKGSSSEYVAGLLIQEGYDAVALERGMNGWASIYEYTELETDGDAVVAQYQRPSSGCLAYLIVDGDEAAVVDPLRYFSNEYVADAKAMGAELKYAIDTHIHADHISGVRTLVEEEGVTGVIPEAAEGRGVDYDVEYETIADGETLTVGNTEIEAVHTPGHTTGMTTYKVDNVLFTGDGLFIESVARPDLEDGDEGAPDAAGMLYDSLQERVLSHDDHFVVASAHFSDAAIPAEDGSYTATLGELKENMGALSLPKDEFVEFILSDMPPRPANYIDIIETNLGVQTSDDDRAFELELGPNNCAASNEALTN, encoded by the coding sequence ATGACTGCTCCAGACCTCCCGGAACTGGAAACCGACGTCCCCGTCATCGAACCCGAGACGCTCAAAGAGCGCATCGACAACGGTGAAGCACTCACCATCCTCGACAACCGCGTGCCATCCGAACACGAGAAGTGGCGCATCGAGGGCGAAAACGTCTCGCACGTGAACATTCCGTACTTCGACTTCCTCGACGAGGACCTCAGCGACGATATCTACGAGGACCTTCCCGAGGACGAGGAGTTCGTCGTCCTCTGTGCCAAGGGCTCGTCGTCCGAGTACGTCGCCGGGCTGCTCATCCAGGAGGGCTACGACGCAGTCGCCCTCGAACGCGGGATGAACGGGTGGGCTAGCATCTACGAGTACACCGAACTGGAGACCGACGGCGACGCCGTCGTTGCACAGTACCAGCGCCCCTCCAGTGGCTGTCTCGCCTACCTCATCGTCGACGGCGACGAGGCCGCTGTGGTCGACCCACTTCGCTACTTCTCGAACGAGTACGTCGCAGACGCGAAGGCGATGGGCGCCGAACTCAAATACGCCATCGACACGCACATCCACGCGGACCACATCAGCGGTGTCCGTACCTTGGTCGAAGAGGAGGGCGTCACCGGCGTCATCCCTGAAGCCGCCGAAGGCCGCGGCGTCGACTACGACGTCGAGTACGAGACCATCGCAGACGGCGAGACGCTCACCGTCGGCAACACGGAAATCGAAGCGGTTCACACGCCCGGCCACACGACCGGCATGACGACCTACAAAGTCGACAACGTCCTCTTCACGGGCGACGGCCTCTTCATCGAGTCGGTCGCTCGCCCCGACCTCGAAGACGGCGACGAGGGTGCCCCGGACGCCGCCGGCATGCTCTACGACTCGCTTCAAGAGCGCGTCCTGAGCCACGACGACCACTTCGTGGTCGCCTCCGCTCACTTCAGTGATGCGGCAATCCCCGCCGAAGACGGCAGCTACACGGCCACGCTCGGGGAACTGAAGGAAAACATGGGCGCACTCTCACTGCCGAAAGACGAGTTCGTCGAGTTCATCCTCTCGGACATGCCACCTCGCCCGGCCAACTACATCGACATCATCGAGACCAACCTCGGTGTGCAAACGTCGGACGACGACCGCGCGTTCGAACTCGAGCTTGGCCCGAACAACTGCGCGGCCAGCAACGAAGCTCTCACGAACTAA
- a CDS encoding DUF7512 family protein — protein MFGIETLSGNAQAAALVGLVLVEAMVLYVGYGVLESALGSAVMKLLGGE, from the coding sequence ATGTTCGGAATCGAAACGCTGTCTGGAAATGCCCAGGCAGCGGCACTCGTCGGTCTCGTGCTGGTCGAGGCGATGGTGTTGTACGTCGGGTACGGCGTGTTAGAGAGCGCGCTTGGCTCGGCCGTGATGAAGCTTCTCGGTGGAGAATAG
- a CDS encoding sulfite exporter TauE/SafE family protein: protein MAVFELFGISAAMLAMFASFGLLIGILFGFFGMGGSFLVTPALLVMGYPSRVAVGSGLAFVFGTSVIATLKHRDLGQVDYKLGVSMIIGTTIGLEVGKEIVLHLEELGLAGNIISITYVLLLGGIGAFVTYEALKGGNGDGGVSHDVDADAEINADDIPEIAKKIQSYSLPPMITLRGGIQVSLWMILIVAFATGLLSGFLGVGGGFIRMPALFYLIGVPVPIAVGTDLFEIMFSGGIGSFLYAQSGGVDLSIVAPLLAGSALGARVGSAATSIVNEDEIKIYFGLMLLLGATAVAVRQAGNYLGMGVLDYVSLALILGSALMVAGAVVYSALKSMRARTTATTSTAD, encoded by the coding sequence ATAGCCGTGTTCGAACTCTTCGGAATTTCGGCCGCGATGCTAGCGATGTTCGCGAGTTTTGGCCTCCTTATCGGCATCCTCTTCGGGTTCTTCGGCATGGGCGGGTCGTTCCTCGTGACACCCGCGCTGCTCGTGATGGGATATCCATCGCGCGTGGCCGTCGGTTCTGGCCTCGCGTTCGTCTTCGGGACCTCCGTCATCGCGACGCTGAAACACCGTGACCTCGGGCAAGTCGACTACAAACTCGGTGTCTCGATGATTATCGGGACGACGATCGGCCTCGAAGTCGGGAAAGAAATCGTCCTCCACCTCGAAGAACTGGGCCTCGCCGGGAACATCATCAGCATCACGTACGTGCTGCTGCTCGGTGGTATCGGCGCGTTCGTCACCTACGAAGCCCTGAAGGGCGGCAACGGTGACGGTGGTGTCAGCCACGACGTCGACGCCGACGCCGAAATCAACGCCGACGACATCCCAGAAATCGCCAAGAAGATTCAGAGCTACTCGCTCCCGCCCATGATTACCCTCCGTGGCGGTATTCAGGTGTCGCTCTGGATGATCCTCATCGTTGCGTTCGCGACCGGTCTCCTCTCGGGCTTCCTCGGCGTCGGTGGCGGCTTCATCCGCATGCCTGCGCTGTTCTACCTGATTGGTGTTCCCGTGCCGATTGCCGTCGGGACCGACCTGTTCGAGATTATGTTCTCGGGCGGTATCGGGTCGTTCCTCTACGCGCAGTCCGGTGGTGTCGACCTCTCGATCGTCGCACCGCTCTTAGCAGGTTCCGCCCTCGGTGCCCGCGTTGGCTCTGCGGCGACCTCCATCGTCAACGAAGACGAGATCAAGATTTACTTCGGTCTGATGCTCCTGCTCGGTGCAACCGCAGTTGCAGTCCGCCAGGCCGGGAACTACCTCGGAATGGGCGTTCTCGACTACGTCAGCCTCGCGCTGATTCTCGGGTCTGCGCTCATGGTCGCTGGCGCCGTCGTCTACAGCGCCCTCAAGAGCATGCGAGCACGCACGACTGCCACAACGTCCACTGCGGACTAA
- a CDS encoding response regulator transcription factor: MTHAQSTDALTILLVDDEVALADSLALWLERQFDVRVAYSGREALQAFDEDVDVVFLDRNLPGLPGETVLQELHRQSDPDPPAVVMLSATPRDKLSELPVDAVLTKPVTKTDIFDAVARFTGDTQEVAVE, encoded by the coding sequence ATGACACACGCTCAATCCACTGACGCGCTGACCATCCTCCTCGTCGACGACGAGGTAGCACTCGCTGACAGTCTGGCGCTGTGGCTCGAGCGACAGTTCGACGTTCGAGTCGCGTACTCCGGACGTGAGGCCCTCCAGGCGTTCGACGAAGACGTCGATGTCGTCTTTCTCGACCGAAACTTGCCCGGACTCCCCGGTGAGACGGTCCTCCAAGAGTTACACCGCCAGTCTGACCCCGACCCACCGGCGGTCGTCATGCTGAGTGCCACGCCACGCGACAAACTGTCTGAACTCCCCGTTGACGCCGTTCTCACCAAACCAGTCACGAAGACAGATATCTTCGACGCAGTCGCGAGATTTACTGGCGACACGCAGGAAGTCGCAGTCGAGTAA
- a CDS encoding DsrE/DsrF/DrsH-like family protein: protein MSADADAPVDTTNASIEELQAQIQALEDEVSELREATDDSGQKSMTIIATKGTLDMAYPPLILASTAAAFGWDVVVFHTFWGLEILHEEKSKNLKLSAVGNPSMPMPNAIAALPFMDNVATSMMEKKIKENGTATIEELIETSLDMGVDLQACQMTIELMGYDEDEFYDGVTTGVGAATALQHMAEADVQLMI, encoded by the coding sequence ATGAGCGCAGACGCCGACGCCCCTGTCGATACGACGAACGCCTCCATCGAAGAACTCCAGGCTCAGATTCAGGCGCTGGAAGACGAGGTCTCAGAACTTCGCGAGGCGACCGACGACAGTGGGCAGAAGTCGATGACCATCATCGCGACGAAAGGCACGCTCGACATGGCCTACCCGCCGCTCATCCTCGCGAGCACGGCGGCTGCCTTCGGGTGGGACGTCGTGGTTTTCCACACGTTCTGGGGGCTCGAAATCCTCCACGAGGAGAAGTCGAAGAACCTCAAACTCAGTGCAGTCGGCAACCCGAGTATGCCGATGCCAAACGCCATCGCTGCGTTGCCGTTCATGGACAACGTCGCGACGAGCATGATGGAAAAGAAGATCAAAGAAAACGGGACTGCGACCATCGAGGAACTCATCGAGACGTCCCTCGACATGGGCGTCGACCTCCAAGCGTGTCAGATGACCATCGAACTGATGGGTTACGACGAAGACGAGTTCTACGACGGTGTCACCACCGGCGTTGGCGCGGCGACGGCACTCCAGCACATGGCTGAGGCCGACGTCCAACTCATGATCTAA
- a CDS encoding helix-turn-helix domain-containing protein, translated as MVEYLQSDMQCEGLLECLHGLKQLDRRCFEVLVETEDPMTVDEVAEAVERERSTAYRSIQRLLQAGLIKKEQVNYEHGGYYHVYLPTDPNEVADEMQRMLNDWYAQMGTLIQEFRDKYDEKIVAAE; from the coding sequence ATGGTCGAATATCTGCAATCAGACATGCAGTGTGAGGGGCTCCTCGAGTGTCTCCACGGACTCAAACAACTCGACCGACGGTGCTTCGAGGTCCTCGTCGAAACAGAGGACCCCATGACCGTCGACGAAGTCGCAGAGGCCGTAGAGCGTGAACGCTCGACTGCGTACCGCTCCATCCAGCGCCTCCTCCAGGCTGGACTCATCAAGAAAGAACAGGTCAACTACGAACACGGCGGCTACTACCACGTCTACCTCCCGACCGACCCGAACGAGGTCGCAGACGAGATGCAGCGGATGCTCAACGACTGGTACGCCCAGATGGGCACGCTCATCCAAGAGTTCCGCGACAAGTACGACGAGAAAATAGTCGCTGCAGAGTGA
- a CDS encoding YeeE/YedE family protein: MTGLTPLLVDSLFPNGIAHYALGGLLIGLGTAIIYLGTGIIAGASTFLESTLSYVSDLPRFNKAKYVTSRDWRVVFTLSIIAGAAIYTVTLGDGWWVSDVQPWRFAVGGVLVGIGTRIGKGCTSGHGVCGVGSRSRTSFVNVATFMLVAIGVAQLLQAMGVSP; this comes from the coding sequence ATGACGGGACTGACGCCGCTTCTCGTCGATAGCCTCTTCCCGAACGGAATCGCGCACTACGCGCTCGGTGGTCTCCTCATCGGTCTGGGGACGGCGATTATCTACCTCGGGACGGGCATCATCGCAGGTGCGAGCACGTTCCTCGAGTCGACGCTCTCGTACGTGTCCGACCTCCCCCGGTTCAACAAGGCGAAGTACGTCACGTCACGCGACTGGCGCGTCGTCTTCACCCTGAGCATCATCGCCGGTGCCGCCATCTACACCGTCACACTCGGTGACGGATGGTGGGTCTCGGACGTCCAACCGTGGCGCTTCGCCGTCGGTGGCGTGCTCGTCGGTATCGGAACCCGCATCGGGAAAGGGTGTACGTCCGGCCACGGGGTCTGCGGCGTCGGTTCTCGCTCGCGTACCTCGTTCGTCAACGTCGCCACCTTCATGCTCGTCGCCATCGGCGTGGCACAACTCCTGCAGGCGATGGGGGTGTCGCCATGA
- a CDS encoding UPF0058 family protein, with amino-acid sequence MRKNELIHLHTLLVEIAGDFLDRGTATREDLEPYHRLEIGPMALRSCRDDHEVAVRTLSTALAVCAARDLGRETSDIPGQHLLRLPEDTETPETDQRVRSH; translated from the coding sequence ATGAGAAAGAACGAGCTCATTCACCTACACACACTGCTCGTCGAAATCGCCGGCGACTTCCTCGATCGAGGGACTGCCACACGCGAAGACCTCGAACCGTACCACCGTCTCGAAATCGGCCCGATGGCGCTTCGGTCCTGTCGTGACGACCACGAAGTCGCTGTCAGGACGCTCTCGACTGCACTCGCCGTCTGTGCTGCCCGTGACCTCGGACGCGAGACGAGCGACATCCCCGGGCAGCACCTGCTTCGCCTCCCAGAGGACACCGAGACACCCGAAACTGACCAGCGCGTCCGTTCTCACTGA
- a CDS encoding DUF6691 family protein — protein sequence MSDDEHGLGFMLVVILGGLIFGFGLALSNMARPEVVIDFLQFDDFGLVFVMGGAAVVTGTVFALAELFGDKAPLTGARYGRRLKSFDKNVVVGGVIFGVGWGISGICPGAAYASIGVGNYPILIAIGGMFAGAYLQGLWRARRADSAARGTSAD from the coding sequence ATGAGCGACGACGAACACGGCCTCGGATTCATGCTGGTCGTCATCCTCGGCGGCCTCATCTTCGGGTTCGGGCTCGCGTTGAGCAACATGGCTCGACCGGAAGTCGTCATCGACTTCCTCCAGTTCGACGACTTCGGCCTCGTCTTCGTCATGGGCGGCGCCGCAGTCGTCACTGGGACCGTCTTCGCACTCGCCGAACTGTTCGGTGACAAGGCACCGCTCACCGGTGCGAGGTACGGCCGCCGCCTGAAGTCGTTCGACAAGAACGTCGTCGTCGGTGGCGTCATCTTCGGCGTCGGGTGGGGTATCTCCGGTATCTGCCCCGGTGCCGCCTATGCGAGCATCGGTGTCGGCAACTACCCCATCCTCATCGCCATCGGTGGGATGTTCGCCGGTGCATATCTGCAGGGCCTGTGGCGCGCTCGACGAGCCGACAGTGCTGCCCGCGGAACCTCCGCCGATTAA
- a CDS encoding sensor histidine kinase, which yields MTGETNLPGDESATAQSELEARLDVLATFNEVIADVTETVVAASEREDIEQHVCDRLVQAKSLQFVWIGTVDEETTTITPTTWAGTEDGFLDSIDRSVTDSDSTGNGPTERAVRTAAVQTTSSIADDCGDGPFRDAALEHEFRSAASVPLTYDGDRYGVLTMYAAHDGTLGDELADPIENLGNAVAQGIESHARRERERELERREAAFSRIVEDIEEYAIFRLDAEGCVESWNRGAEAIKGYTTDEILGEHVRTFYTDEDCEAELPNRLLTTARRDGRVEDEGWRVRADGSRFWASVVITSLTDDDGNVLGFSKVTRDMTEQKQRERHLNAVFNSTFQYMGLLNRDGTVLRVNDAALEFADTDRDAVVGFPAWETPWWRGDDQRVADLKDAISRAANGEFVQYEVEVTGGPDEPTATIDFSLTPVFDDDGDEVVLLVPEGHDITDRKERERDLRRERERLEFVNRIIRHNLLNGLNVVGARADIVGDFVDPEGESHLQTVRSRVDEMTELVGTMRTFMKVIVERESHEFEPRPLHDAIDHGVSTLRSETDDVEASVGSVPIVLVMADDLLDEVVEHLLKNAVQHNDKPAPEVHVDVTVGDETVDLCVSDNGPGIPDEEKRRIVDQRIEDLSDPGNGFGLFLVREIVDGYGGDVRIEDNDPTGSRFVVTLPRA from the coding sequence ATGACCGGCGAGACGAATCTGCCGGGCGACGAGTCGGCAACCGCACAGAGCGAACTCGAAGCGCGCCTCGACGTTCTCGCAACGTTCAACGAAGTCATCGCCGACGTGACCGAGACGGTCGTCGCTGCATCGGAACGTGAGGATATCGAACAGCACGTCTGCGACAGACTCGTCCAGGCGAAGTCGCTGCAGTTCGTCTGGATTGGGACCGTCGACGAGGAGACGACGACCATCACACCAACCACGTGGGCGGGCACAGAAGACGGGTTTCTCGACTCTATCGACCGCTCTGTAACTGATTCAGACTCGACCGGGAACGGCCCTACTGAGCGTGCAGTCCGTACAGCGGCGGTCCAGACGACCAGCAGTATCGCCGACGACTGTGGAGACGGTCCGTTTCGGGACGCTGCACTCGAACACGAGTTTCGTTCTGCGGCGTCCGTCCCGCTCACGTACGACGGGGACCGATACGGCGTCCTCACGATGTACGCAGCCCACGACGGAACACTGGGAGACGAGTTGGCCGACCCCATCGAGAACCTCGGCAACGCGGTCGCTCAGGGCATCGAGTCACACGCCAGACGCGAGCGAGAGCGCGAACTCGAACGCCGTGAAGCGGCGTTTTCGCGAATCGTCGAAGACATCGAGGAGTACGCTATCTTCCGTCTCGACGCCGAGGGGTGTGTCGAGAGTTGGAATCGCGGTGCCGAGGCCATCAAGGGATACACGACCGACGAGATTCTCGGTGAACACGTTCGGACGTTCTACACGGACGAAGACTGCGAGGCAGAACTACCGAATCGACTCCTCACTACCGCGCGACGCGACGGCCGTGTCGAAGACGAGGGGTGGCGAGTCCGCGCCGACGGCTCTCGGTTCTGGGCATCCGTCGTCATCACCTCATTGACCGACGACGATGGGAACGTCCTCGGGTTCTCGAAGGTGACCCGCGACATGACCGAACAGAAACAGCGAGAGCGACACCTGAACGCAGTGTTCAACAGCACGTTCCAGTACATGGGGCTTCTCAACCGCGATGGAACGGTCCTCAGGGTCAACGACGCCGCACTGGAGTTTGCCGACACCGACCGTGATGCTGTCGTCGGCTTCCCCGCGTGGGAGACGCCGTGGTGGCGCGGTGACGACCAGCGCGTCGCCGACCTCAAAGACGCCATCTCACGGGCCGCCAACGGCGAGTTCGTCCAGTACGAAGTCGAGGTTACCGGTGGACCGGACGAACCAACCGCGACCATCGACTTCTCTCTCACGCCGGTGTTCGACGACGATGGTGACGAGGTCGTCTTGCTCGTCCCCGAGGGACACGACATCACCGACCGAAAAGAGCGTGAGCGTGACCTGCGACGCGAACGAGAGCGGTTAGAGTTCGTGAACCGAATCATCCGCCACAACCTCCTGAACGGCCTCAACGTGGTCGGCGCTCGTGCCGACATCGTCGGCGACTTCGTCGACCCAGAAGGCGAGTCACACCTGCAGACGGTGCGGAGTAGAGTCGACGAGATGACCGAACTCGTCGGCACCATGCGGACGTTCATGAAGGTCATCGTCGAACGAGAGTCCCACGAGTTCGAACCCCGGCCACTTCACGACGCAATCGACCACGGCGTCTCGACACTCCGTTCGGAGACGGACGACGTGGAGGCGTCCGTCGGGAGTGTTCCCATCGTACTGGTGATGGCCGACGACTTGCTCGACGAAGTCGTCGAACATCTCCTGAAGAACGCGGTGCAACACAACGACAAACCCGCTCCGGAAGTCCACGTCGACGTGACGGTCGGTGACGAGACAGTCGACCTCTGCGTCTCAGATAACGGTCCCGGAATCCCGGACGAAGAAAAGCGCCGAATCGTCGACCAGCGAATCGAAGACCTGTCTGACCCCGGGAACGGATTCGGCCTGTTTCTCGTCCGCGAAATCGTCGACGGGTACGGTGGCGACGTTCGTATCGAAGACAACGACCCGACTGGGTCGAGGTTCGTCGTGACCTTGCCACGAGCGTGA
- a CDS encoding bacterio-opsin activator domain-containing protein: MVTERSAGGHPDHRVTEQTVLVVDDDEDLADTCRYWLDGERFAVETAYGGEEALDRLDDSVDVVLLDRRMPTVSGDDVLDEIRARDIDCRVAMMTAVEPDTDIVDMPFDAYLVKPVTETEVKETVEELLFRSSFESEVREYFALESTEAVLESREVDELREPDALDELRSRLDTVRAEHEAAIRNRERQLDRLSRVNGLIRDIDRALIDARTRDDIEQTVCDAVANAHEAAYVLRRTAAGGLRCTAQTGFDCEPSAVDHSFVDAVFDATDPDDVYVFDDISAAHRDAVFGDRADDVGDVSGLCVPIAYQGTLYGVLAVYDERGEFDDESASLFSDLGATVANGINAAESKRLLNGDSVVELEFRVGADADVLAALSADAGCDISLDGVAQVGDGVTCFVTVGGVSASDVVEKAVTYDEITKVRIVTDGTDESVLEVRIDEASLLLTAIDHGASIEALALSNGSGSLALHVAADADHGALVEAVSGSAPNVSVVAKREVEQTAQSTESFRHELDGKLTDRQKTVLETSLVSGYFEWPRGSTAEEVADSLGISPPTLHEHLRAAERKLIETYFEELNPAPADD, encoded by the coding sequence ATGGTCACCGAACGCTCGGCGGGGGGGCACCCGGACCACCGGGTTACCGAGCAGACTGTTCTCGTCGTCGACGACGACGAAGACCTCGCTGACACCTGTCGATACTGGCTCGACGGCGAACGCTTCGCCGTCGAGACTGCCTACGGAGGCGAAGAGGCACTCGACCGCCTCGACGACAGTGTCGACGTCGTCCTTCTCGACCGACGGATGCCCACCGTCTCGGGTGACGACGTCCTCGACGAGATTCGGGCCCGAGACATCGACTGCCGCGTCGCGATGATGACGGCCGTCGAACCGGATACGGATATCGTCGACATGCCGTTCGACGCGTACCTCGTCAAACCCGTCACCGAGACGGAGGTGAAAGAGACCGTCGAGGAACTCCTCTTTCGGTCGAGTTTCGAGTCCGAAGTCCGTGAATACTTCGCGCTCGAATCGACCGAAGCAGTCCTCGAAAGCCGTGAGGTCGACGAACTCCGCGAACCTGACGCCCTCGACGAGTTACGCAGCAGACTCGACACCGTTCGTGCCGAACACGAGGCCGCGATTCGGAACCGCGAACGGCAACTCGACCGCCTGAGTCGCGTCAACGGACTCATCCGCGATATCGACAGGGCGCTCATCGACGCACGGACACGAGACGACATCGAACAGACCGTCTGTGACGCCGTGGCGAACGCCCACGAGGCCGCCTACGTCCTCCGGCGAACCGCGGCCGGCGGACTTCGATGTACCGCACAGACGGGATTCGACTGCGAACCATCTGCGGTCGACCACAGTTTCGTCGATGCCGTCTTCGACGCCACCGACCCCGACGACGTGTACGTCTTCGACGACATCTCTGCTGCCCACCGAGACGCCGTCTTCGGAGACCGAGCAGACGACGTCGGCGACGTATCGGGGCTCTGTGTCCCAATCGCCTACCAAGGAACGCTGTACGGTGTGCTCGCCGTCTACGACGAGCGAGGGGAGTTCGACGACGAGTCGGCATCCCTGTTTTCCGACCTCGGTGCGACCGTCGCAAACGGCATCAACGCCGCAGAAAGCAAGCGTCTCCTCAACGGCGACAGCGTCGTCGAACTCGAATTTCGCGTCGGTGCAGACGCGGACGTTCTCGCGGCACTGAGCGCGGACGCCGGGTGTGACATCTCACTCGACGGTGTCGCGCAAGTCGGCGACGGCGTCACCTGTTTCGTCACCGTCGGTGGCGTGTCGGCGAGCGACGTCGTCGAGAAGGCCGTCACCTACGACGAAATCACAAAAGTTCGAATCGTCACCGACGGAACCGACGAGTCGGTGTTAGAAGTTCGAATCGACGAGGCGTCGCTCCTTCTCACGGCAATCGACCACGGTGCGAGCATCGAAGCGCTCGCGCTCTCCAACGGGAGTGGAAGCCTCGCACTCCACGTCGCGGCAGACGCTGACCACGGCGCGCTCGTCGAGGCAGTCTCCGGGTCGGCACCCAACGTGTCCGTCGTCGCCAAACGAGAGGTCGAACAGACGGCGCAGTCGACAGAGTCCTTCCGCCACGAACTCGACGGAAAACTGACCGACCGGCAGAAGACGGTCCTCGAGACGTCGCTCGTCTCGGGATACTTCGAATGGCCACGCGGGAGTACGGCAGAAGAGGTCGCCGACTCGCTCGGCATCTCGCCGCCGACACTCCACGAGCACCTCCGGGCCGCAGAGCGGAAGCTCATCGAGACGTACTTCGAAGAACTGAATCCGGCTCCAGCAGACGACTGA
- a CDS encoding sulfurtransferase TusA family protein produces the protein MSEYEPTETLDVKGLSCPMPVVKTRGAVDDLSSGEILEVVSTDSGSMSDLKGWADSTDGVGMLDQEESEEDGQALFLHYIQKE, from the coding sequence ATGAGTGAGTACGAACCTACCGAAACCCTCGACGTGAAAGGACTGTCCTGCCCAATGCCTGTCGTCAAGACCCGCGGTGCGGTCGACGACCTCTCGTCCGGAGAGATTCTGGAAGTCGTCTCGACCGACTCCGGCAGTATGAGCGACCTGAAGGGCTGGGCTGACAGCACCGACGGTGTCGGCATGCTCGACCAAGAAGAGTCCGAGGAAGACGGACAGGCACTCTTCCTCCACTACATCCAGAAGGAATGA
- a CDS encoding DUF7835 family putative zinc beta-ribbon protein, with translation MSKSKSSPRHNEFVEECPSCESRTPHDVSIEIKTESRKRENRQFSREPYRVTQCTRCGDTRAKRMNDA, from the coding sequence ATGTCGAAGAGTAAAAGCAGTCCCCGTCACAACGAGTTCGTCGAAGAATGCCCATCCTGTGAGTCGCGGACGCCGCACGATGTCTCTATCGAGATAAAGACCGAGAGTCGAAAACGCGAGAACCGCCAGTTCTCGCGCGAACCGTACCGGGTGACGCAGTGTACTCGGTGCGGTGACACGCGGGCCAAGCGCATGAACGACGCGTGA